From Nicotiana tabacum cultivar K326 chromosome 15, ASM71507v2, whole genome shotgun sequence, the proteins below share one genomic window:
- the LOC142169656 gene encoding uncharacterized protein LOC142169656, whose protein sequence is MKSFIVKTDERLDAHGSAIKELSTGLQTLEKQVGQIATVLFERISGTLPDNTEKNPNEMVNAVTLRSGQVLKDPTPVQKEVVPENEVKEQLKNKVDKKKKEVLSQMSPYAKFLKKILTKKRKIEETSVVKLTEHCSAILQNKLPQKWGDPWSLTIPCSLGTLSFDKSLCDSGASINLMHLSINRKLEKEIGEIRWRRKTRSPLS, encoded by the exons atgaagtcCTTTATTGTCAAGACAGATgagagattagatgctcatggttCAGCTATCAAAGAACTTAGCACTGGTTTGCAAACTTTGGAGAAGCAAGTGGGGCAAATTGCAACTGTATTGTTTGAGAGAATCTCAGGTACTCTACCAGATAACACTGAAAAGAACCCCAATGAAATGGTAAATGCTGTGACCTTGAGAAGCGGGCAAGTATTGAAAGATCCCACTCCAGTCCAAAAAGAGGTGGTACCCGAAAATGAAGTTAAGGAGCAGCTGAAAAATaaagttgataagaagaagaaag AAGTTCTCTCACAAATGTCaccttatgccaaattcttgaagaagatccttacaaagaaaaggaagatcgAGGAGACATCGGTAGTGAAGCTCACCGAGCATTGCAGTgcaatcttgcaaaacaaactccctcAAAAGTGGGGAGATCCATGGAGTTTAACTATACCTTGCTCGTTAGGCACTCTTAGTTTTGATAAGTCTTTGTGTGATTCGGGCGCATCAATTAATCTAATGCATTTGTCTATTAACAGGAAGCttgagaaggagattggagagataag ATGGAGGAGAAAAACGAGGTCCCCATTATCTTAA